The DNA region GGCTGCGGGCGGCGCAGGCGGAGGCCGGGACGTGGCCGCCCCTGCGGGTGGAGGCGCTCGCGGTGGTGCGGGACCCGGCCGGACGTGTCCTGCTCGTGCGGCGGGAGGAACGGCCCGGACGCGGCCTGCTCACGCTGCCGGGCGCCGAGGTCCTGCCGAGCGAGACACTCGCAGCGGCGGCGCGGCGGGCGGCGGCGGGGGCGCTGGGGGTGACGCCGGATGACCCGGCGCTCACCCTCTCCCCCACCCCGGCCACGGTGTACGACGCGCCGGGCCGCTCTGTGCGTGGCCGCGTCATCGCGCACGTCTTCGGGTTGGCCTGGGCGGGGCTGTCAGAGTACGGGGGGTGGACTGACGCGCATGAGGCCCTTTCCCACCCCGAGGCCTTTTTCGAGGACACCCACGCCCTCCTCGAACCGCTCCTCAGGCCAGCCGCACCCCGCTGACCACCTGCACCCCGTTGCGCTCCAGTTGGTGCAGAAAGAGGGCGTGGTAGAGGTCGCCAGGGTGACCGGGCGCGTCCCAGGTCTGGGCGCAAGGCTCGGGGACGACGACCATGCGGTCCAGCCCCCGCGCCATCCCGTCCGTGACGAGGTGCAGGGCGAGCGTGTACAGGCACAGGTCGGTCACGTCGCCCACAGCGATGACCGTGTCGAAGTCAGCGCCCCGCGCCTCCAGCCACGCCCGGAACTCGGGGCTGGTGTGGCTGGCGATGCTGTTTTTCTGGAAGTGCTGAACGCGGCCGAACTCGGGCAGCGCCTGCAACTCGGCCACGGCCTCGGCCTCGGGTGTGCCCGCGACGCAGTGGGGCGGATAGGCGGCGAACTCGCGGGCGTCACGGGGGTGCGAGTCCTGCACCAGCACGACGTTGTCGGCGGGCACCCCGGCATCCAGCAGCGACCGGATCAGCCCGGACACGCGCGGAATGATCGCCGCCACGCGCGGGCTGGCGAGGGGTCCCTGGCGGGTGAAACCCTCGATGAGGTCCACGCACACGACCGCGACCCGCTGGGGCGGGGCCTCCAGCGTGAGGGCCGGAAGGTCGGCCAGCCAGCGCTCCAGCAGTTCGGCCTGCTGGGTCGCCTGGTCGCGCAGGGTGGGGGCAGTGGGGGTCATGGGGCAGATGTAGCACACCCCGCACGGGCGGACCCTGCACCGTTTGGGGGACGCAACCCCGGCCCCCCGGATGGCGTACTGGGGGCATGACCCGAGACGACCGCGACCCCGGCCCCCGCCCGGACGACCCGCAAGCCCCGCGCCGGGAGGTGCCCTCCTGGGTGGACGAGGTGCTCAGCGCCCCGCCCGCGCCGTCACCGGCCGCGCCCACTCCGGCTCCGCAGGTGACGGTGGCGAGCGTGGACCCCGCCCCCGCCCCGCTCTCCGGCCCCGACGACCTGCGAATCCCGGAGCGCGGGCCTGCGGGCGCAGCGCCTCAGGCCCAGCCGCTGACGCCCCCGGCCCACGACCCGGCGCGGCCCACCCTGCTCGACTCCGCCGACGACTGGATCGCGCGGGCGACGGGGGGCACAGCCCCTACCCCCTCCATGCCGAATACCCCGCCTCTCTCCAGCGAGCCGGTCACGCACGCGCCCGCCTCCCGCCCGGCGGACCCCTGGGCGATGGGAGCGCCACCCACGCAGTACGCCTCCGGCCCCATACCCAGCGACATCGCCACCCGGCGGCTGATTGCCGGACTGCTGGGCATCGTGCTGGGGGCCTTCGGGGTTCACAAGCTGTACCTGGGCATCACCACGCCGGGGTTGATCATGCTGGGCGTGAATGTCGGCGTGTGGATCGTGGCGCTACTGCTGGGGCTGCTGCTGTTTATCGTCGGCGTGGTGGTGACTCTACCCATCGCCGGGCTGATCAGCGGGGCGGTGGGACTGCTGGGGCTGGTGGAGGGCATCCTCTATCTCACGAAGTCGGACGAGGACTTTTACCGGGAGTACGTGGTGGGCAAGAAACCCTGGCTGTGAGGTCGAGTGGACCATGAAGGGCCGTCCCGCAGCGGGGGCGGCCTTTTCGCGCCCCGGAACGCTAGGGTGCAGCCCATGTCTTCTCTGCCCAGCCTCCGCGCCGTCTGGGGCCGCGCCCCTCTGTTTTCCGTCGGCGTGAGCGTGCTGATTCAGGACGAGGGGAGCCGCGTGCTGCTCCAGCACCGGGGCGACGACGGCCTGTGGGGCACGCCGGGCGGCGGCCTGGACCCCGGTGAAGGTTTTCTGGAGGCTGCCCGCCGCGAGCTGTGGGAGGAAACGGGGCTGGAATGCCCGAACCTCGCCCTGATGGGACTGGAGGAGGGGCTGGTGGGTGGCCCGCAGTTCTACCACCGCTACCCCAATGGCGACGAGGTGTACATGGTCGGCATGCGGACGCACGGCATCCTGCCTGCGGCGGCCCTGGCGCACGCCGCGCCGGATGACGGCGGCGAGACGCTGGACCTGCGCTGGTTCACGCTGGATGACCTGCCGCCGCTGAGTTCCAACGCCAATGTCGCCAGCATGAACGTGCTGCGAGTGCGAGCGGGGCTGCCCGCTCTGTCACTGCTCCGCTTCCCGGAGCCCCCGCCCCATGACGACCATCTGGCGAGGCTCCGGGCCGCCGCCGGTCCCCGCCCCCTCTTCGCTCCCGGCGCGAGCGTGCTGGCGGAGGACGATCAGGGGCGCCTCCTCCTCCTCCGGCATGCCCGCACCGGGCAGTGGGTCCTCCCCGGCGGCAAGCTGCACCCCGGCGAGAGCTTCGGGGCCTGTGCCCAGCGGGAACTGCACGAGGAAACGGGGCTGCGGGCCGAACGGCTGACGCCCGCCGCGCTCCTGCAAGGGCCGGAGTTCCGCTACGAGGACGCCTCCGGCCCCTGGGACAGCGTGGGCGTGCTGTACCGGGCACAGGGCGTCACGGGGAAACTCACCCTGCCGGAAGGCGAGATCACGGGGGCACGGTGGTGGGCGGCTGGCGAGGTGGACGGGGCCGACCTGCTGGGCCTCTACACCCGGCGGGCGGTGGAGACGTGGCGGGGCCGCGCTAGCCTCAGGCCATGACCGCCGTCACCGACCCCCTGACCCTGCCCTGCGGCGTGACGGTCAAAAACCGCCTGCTCAAGGGCGCCATGAGCGAGGCGCTGGGCAACCGCGACCACGCGCCCCGGCCCGAACTGCCCGCGCTGTATGCCCGCTGGGCGCGGGGCGGCACCGGCC from Deinococcus sp. HSC-46F16 includes:
- a CDS encoding cysteine hydrolase family protein, which codes for MTPTAPTLRDQATQQAELLERWLADLPALTLEAPPQRVAVVCVDLIEGFTRQGPLASPRVAAIIPRVSGLIRSLLDAGVPADNVVLVQDSHPRDAREFAAYPPHCVAGTPEAEAVAELQALPEFGRVQHFQKNSIASHTSPEFRAWLEARGADFDTVIAVGDVTDLCLYTLALHLVTDGMARGLDRMVVVPEPCAQTWDAPGHPGDLYHALFLHQLERNGVQVVSGVRLA
- a CDS encoding TM2 domain-containing protein codes for the protein MTRDDRDPGPRPDDPQAPRREVPSWVDEVLSAPPAPSPAAPTPAPQVTVASVDPAPAPLSGPDDLRIPERGPAGAAPQAQPLTPPAHDPARPTLLDSADDWIARATGGTAPTPSMPNTPPLSSEPVTHAPASRPADPWAMGAPPTQYASGPIPSDIATRRLIAGLLGIVLGAFGVHKLYLGITTPGLIMLGVNVGVWIVALLLGLLLFIVGVVVTLPIAGLISGAVGLLGLVEGILYLTKSDEDFYREYVVGKKPWL
- a CDS encoding NUDIX domain-containing protein; the encoded protein is MSSLPSLRAVWGRAPLFSVGVSVLIQDEGSRVLLQHRGDDGLWGTPGGGLDPGEGFLEAARRELWEETGLECPNLALMGLEEGLVGGPQFYHRYPNGDEVYMVGMRTHGILPAAALAHAAPDDGGETLDLRWFTLDDLPPLSSNANVASMNVLRVRAGLPALSLLRFPEPPPHDDHLARLRAAAGPRPLFAPGASVLAEDDQGRLLLLRHARTGQWVLPGGKLHPGESFGACAQRELHEETGLRAERLTPAALLQGPEFRYEDASGPWDSVGVLYRAQGVTGKLTLPEGEITGARWWAAGEVDGADLLGLYTRRAVETWRGRASLRP